From the Bacteroidia bacterium genome, one window contains:
- a CDS encoding T9SS type A sorting domain-containing protein, with amino-acid sequence MQSRQVQFPERPCVSLRSHGNRIRVALTVLFSLFIAAYGASPLSGAAFLVNSNADATTAPTLRAAILAANLNPGPDTILFALPGIGTHTIFILSQLPQLTDPAGVLIDGFSQPGSIPGISPPSTLSLRIIIDGSNAGAAHGFWIVSPHNTIRGLVVQNFQQDGIRIQATLPGTHSNLIFGNIIGVDVGGTIARGNGKSMSAPWGGVNILVNPQMLGTVFNNTVRCCLISSNYSEGVSISSCPPGDCYFNRVDSNYIGTTISGMAALGNRCNGVYIGEAAHDNQVWDNLISGNDTNGVCIIGYVDATTQWFTDRNIIGRNVIGLAANRTSPLPNGWYGVSIGRYGMVWRLGHARENVVVNDTIAYNGRSGVMVLEHLSNNANADRNRITQNAIYANGGLGIDLDDDGVTPNDPSDPDLGANEDVNFPVINIANWAAGVTTVSGTVDLGPGPMVATVEVFKAVVDPTGYGEGAVYLGSATPGPGGAWSCLVTGLIPGDNVTATVVDGAGNSSEFAQLPGPVVPVQWTSVHAAYYKGVVTLRWITAAELNNALFEIERKDSETHWRCIGSVPGSGSTSAESRYVFTDPLRDIIAGGVVRYRLVQVDYDGTRDYSPEALVELSPAPTLPVFAPVWPNPASDQIFLRYTLPEESEVHITLSDMSGREVLRIPSSALRSSGGNTVRIDTESLSAGCYELICRAGAHCEVQWVRIVR; translated from the coding sequence ATGCAATCCCGGCAGGTGCAGTTCCCTGAGCGTCCCTGTGTTTCTTTGCGCAGCCATGGAAACAGAATACGGGTGGCGCTCACAGTACTCTTTTCTCTTTTCATCGCCGCGTATGGCGCCTCACCCTTGTCAGGCGCGGCCTTTCTCGTCAACAGTAACGCCGACGCCACCACGGCACCTACGCTCCGCGCAGCGATACTCGCCGCGAATCTCAATCCGGGACCCGATACGATACTGTTCGCGCTTCCCGGCATCGGTACACACACCATCTTTATACTCTCGCAACTCCCGCAGCTCACCGATCCTGCGGGTGTTCTCATAGACGGCTTCTCGCAACCGGGCAGCATCCCCGGAATCTCCCCGCCGTCCACGCTCAGCTTGCGCATCATCATTGACGGCAGCAATGCCGGCGCCGCGCACGGCTTCTGGATAGTTTCACCGCATAACACCATCCGGGGCCTGGTCGTGCAGAATTTCCAACAGGATGGCATACGCATTCAGGCCACGCTCCCCGGCACGCATTCGAACCTGATCTTCGGCAACATCATCGGCGTGGATGTGGGCGGCACCATCGCAAGGGGCAATGGTAAGAGCATGTCCGCTCCCTGGGGCGGTGTCAACATCCTTGTCAATCCGCAAATGCTCGGCACCGTGTTCAACAACACAGTCCGCTGCTGCCTGATCTCGTCCAATTACAGCGAGGGTGTGAGCATCTCGAGCTGTCCGCCGGGCGACTGCTATTTCAACCGCGTGGACAGCAACTATATCGGTACCACAATATCCGGTATGGCCGCTCTCGGAAACAGATGCAACGGCGTGTACATCGGCGAGGCCGCGCATGACAATCAGGTGTGGGACAATCTGATCTCGGGCAACGATACTAACGGCGTGTGCATCATCGGCTATGTGGACGCTACCACGCAATGGTTTACCGACCGCAACATCATCGGGCGCAACGTCATCGGACTCGCGGCGAACCGCACATCGCCCCTGCCCAACGGCTGGTACGGCGTGAGCATCGGGCGCTACGGCATGGTCTGGCGGCTGGGCCATGCGCGGGAGAATGTCGTGGTCAACGATACCATCGCCTACAACGGCCGCAGCGGCGTGATGGTACTCGAACATCTTTCCAACAACGCCAACGCCGACAGGAACAGGATCACACAGAACGCCATCTACGCGAACGGCGGTCTCGGCATTGACCTGGACGATGACGGCGTGACCCCGAACGACCCCTCCGATCCGGACCTGGGCGCGAACGAAGATGTGAATTTCCCCGTCATCAATATCGCGAATTGGGCTGCGGGAGTGACGACGGTGTCGGGTACGGTTGATCTCGGACCCGGACCCATGGTCGCCACGGTTGAGGTGTTCAAAGCCGTCGTCGATCCCACCGGCTATGGAGAAGGCGCGGTGTACCTCGGATCGGCCACGCCCGGCCCGGGAGGCGCGTGGAGCTGCCTCGTTACGGGACTCATTCCCGGAGACAACGTCACCGCCACCGTCGTGGATGGCGCGGGTAACAGCTCAGAATTCGCGCAGCTTCCGGGTCCCGTCGTACCGGTGCAATGGACCTCCGTGCACGCCGCGTATTACAAGGGCGTCGTGACGCTGCGCTGGATCACGGCGGCGGAGCTCAACAACGCCTTGTTCGAGATCGAGCGGAAGGACAGCGAGACGCACTGGCGTTGCATCGGTTCTGTGCCGGGCTCCGGCAGCACCAGCGCTGAAAGCCGCTATGTATTCACCGATCCGTTACGGGATATCATCGCGGGCGGCGTGGTGCGGTACCGTCTGGTGCAAGTGGATTACGACGGCACGCGGGATTATTCGCCGGAGGCGCTCGTAGAGTTGAGCCCGGCACCGACGCTTCCCGTCTTCGCTCCGGTCTGGCCCAATCCCGCTTCGGATCAGATTTTCCTGCGCTACACCCTCCCCGAGGAAAGCGAAGTGCATATCACACTCTCCGACATGAGCGGCAGGGAAGTGCTTCGGATACCGTCGTCGGCGCTACGGTCATCGGGCGGCAACACAGTGCGCATCGACACGGAGAGCCTGTCCGCCGGGTGTTACGAGCTCATCTGTCGTGCGGGTGCTCACTGCGAAGTGCAGTGGGTGAGAATCGTGCGGTGA
- a CDS encoding dienelactone hydrolase family protein: MKPVTRFISTLAPAMVVLCLLAQHAADARDPRTGTRTLRLGRDSVLVHYAVPDSVGKRPAVLVLHDRFGMHTHVQSVLRVLATVGYRAFALPLLSAQERPILGTPPAALDSADISRVAQAAVELLNEEECTGRIGLLGFDVGAAVAAETLARLPFFKAAVLFYPSGGTATLARLPFSPTPILLCIAYDDIECSINDVGVVREVFIDQGRRLEVQHYKDTKRFFFNPEHEQYSVPAMKAAWKELIRFFNRRL, encoded by the coding sequence ATGAAACCGGTAACGCGCTTCATATCGACTCTCGCGCCGGCCATGGTCGTGCTATGCCTGCTCGCCCAGCATGCCGCAGATGCGCGCGACCCCCGCACGGGCACGCGCACGCTGCGCCTGGGCAGGGACTCCGTGCTTGTGCATTACGCCGTACCCGATTCCGTCGGGAAGCGGCCCGCGGTGCTCGTGCTGCACGACCGCTTCGGCATGCATACGCATGTGCAATCGGTGCTGCGTGTGCTCGCCACCGTGGGCTACCGGGCCTTCGCGCTTCCGTTGTTGTCCGCCCAGGAACGTCCGATACTAGGGACGCCACCCGCCGCGCTCGACAGCGCCGACATCAGCCGCGTCGCGCAGGCCGCGGTGGAACTGCTCAATGAGGAAGAATGCACCGGCAGAATCGGTCTGCTGGGCTTCGATGTGGGCGCGGCCGTCGCAGCGGAGACCTTGGCGCGTCTGCCCTTTTTCAAAGCGGCGGTGTTGTTCTATCCCTCCGGCGGTACCGCCACACTCGCGCGTCTGCCCTTTTCACCGACCCCGATTCTGCTCTGCATCGCCTACGACGACATCGAATGCTCCATCAACGATGTGGGTGTCGTGCGCGAGGTGTTCATAGACCAGGGACGCCGGCTGGAAGTGCAGCATTACAAAGACACCAAACGATTCTTTTTCAATCCCGAACACGAACAGTACAGCGTCCCTGCGATGAAGGCGGCCTGGAAAGAACTCATCCGTTTCTTCAACCGCCGGCTGTGA
- the rfaE1 gene encoding D-glycero-beta-D-manno-heptose-7-phosphate kinase yields MFLQESRLLDIFSNIHNKFVAVIGDVMLDRYIWGKVTRISPEAPVPVVDVLRRSNHLGGASNVALNIKSLGAVPVLFGVVGRDTNATELRSIFHDTNVITDFLIEDPDRPTTVKTRVIAGSQHVVRIDYEDRQLISETTAQRLLDRLEGHLGSIQSIILQDYNKGVIGPELIRSAIELARSRDIPVLVDPKYSNFFEYKNVTVFKPNRKESEDALKLRLSDEASFEAAARDLQQRLECEHVLLTLGELGMLLLQADGSVTRIPTKARKVADVSGAGDTVIATMAVAVAGGASMTEAALIANFAGGLVCEEVGIVPVDRDALTDAACGRLGVLD; encoded by the coding sequence ATGTTTCTTCAGGAAAGCAGACTTCTCGACATTTTCTCGAATATTCACAACAAATTCGTCGCCGTCATCGGCGACGTGATGCTCGACCGCTATATCTGGGGCAAGGTCACGCGCATTTCACCCGAAGCCCCGGTGCCGGTGGTGGACGTGCTGCGCCGCAGCAATCACCTCGGCGGCGCGTCCAACGTCGCGCTCAATATCAAAAGCCTTGGAGCGGTGCCCGTGCTCTTCGGCGTCGTGGGACGCGACACCAACGCGACCGAACTCCGGAGCATTTTCCACGATACGAATGTCATCACCGACTTCCTTATCGAGGACCCCGACCGTCCCACCACGGTGAAAACCCGGGTCATTGCCGGGAGTCAGCACGTGGTGCGCATTGATTACGAAGACAGACAATTGATCAGCGAGACCACCGCGCAGCGTTTGCTGGACCGCCTCGAAGGGCATCTGGGTTCGATTCAATCCATCATCCTGCAGGATTACAACAAAGGCGTGATCGGACCGGAACTCATCCGCTCTGCCATCGAACTGGCGCGTTCCCGCGACATCCCGGTGCTCGTGGATCCGAAGTATTCCAACTTTTTCGAGTACAAGAACGTCACCGTATTCAAACCCAACCGCAAGGAAAGCGAGGATGCACTGAAGCTTCGTCTGAGCGACGAGGCCAGTTTCGAAGCGGCGGCAAGGGATCTGCAGCAACGGCTCGAATGCGAGCATGTGCTGCTCACACTCGGCGAGCTCGGTATGCTGCTCCTGCAGGCGGACGGCAGCGTGACGCGCATACCGACCAAGGCGCGCAAGGTGGCCGATGTGTCCGGCGCCGGCGATACCGTTATCGCCACCATGGCCGTGGCCGTCGCGGGCGGCGCCTCGATGACCGAAGCCGCGCTTATAGCGAATTTCGCCGGCGGACTCGTGTGCGAGGAGGTCGGTATAGTCCCCGTGGACCGCGATGCCCTGACCGACGCCGCCTGCGGCAGACTCGGAGTGCTGGACTGA